Proteins encoded together in one Musa acuminata AAA Group cultivar baxijiao chromosome BXJ3-6, Cavendish_Baxijiao_AAA, whole genome shotgun sequence window:
- the LOC135639867 gene encoding transcription factor MYB36-like, which yields MGRAPCCDKTNVKKGPWSPEEDAKLKDYIEEHGTGGNWIALPNKIGLKRCGKSCRLRWLNYLRPNIKHGGFTEEEDQTICRLYISIGSRWSIIAAQLPGRTDNDIKNYWNTRLKKKLLGKQREPSRSRSLHLNHVPGDAADRLKHEAPSETLSASALERMQLHMQLQGLHNPFSFYNHPELWPKYYHPLGDKIFQSQTTDATATTPVQQAPDVSKLMSTNIQETDCLPLGFLSPSSGGTLSMETSSSNLDSATAGVRADLHDLLYCKNSSTVGHEEHQLVDLDCYKEIYGETESTNWWPTEGFMDQTAMVSWDSASALHSEFMWQENGLRFGL from the exons atgggaagaGCTCCATGCTGTGACAAGACAAACGTGAAGAAGGGACCATGGTCTCCCGAGGAGGACGCAAAGCTCAAGGATTACATTGAAGAGCATGGAACGGGTGGCAATTGGATTGCACTGCCTAATAAGATTG GGTTGAAGAGGTGTGGCAAAAGCTGCAGGCTGAGATGGCTAAATTATCTGAGACCAAACATCAAACATGGTGGCTTTACAGAAGAGGAAGATCAAACTATCTGCAGGCTCTACATAAGTATAGGGAGCAG GTGGTCAATAATTGCAGCCCAGCTGCCAGGAAGAACGgataatgatatcaagaattaCTGGAACACAAGGCTGAAGAAGAAACTACTCGGCAAGCAAAGAGAACCGAGTCGATCGCGAAGCCTCCACCTTAACCATGTTCCTGGCGACGCAGCTGATAGGTTGAAGCACGAAGCACCTTCCGAAACCCTAAGCGCATCAGCCCTCGAGAGAATGCAACTCCACATGCAGCTCCAAGGCCTCCACAATCCCTTCTCCTTCTACAACCACCCTGAACTCTGGCCCAAGTACTATCATCCACTAGGAGATAAGATCTTCCAAAGCCAAACCACAGATGCTACTGCTACAACCCCTGTGCAACAAGCTCCTGATGTATCAAAGCTGATGAGTACAAACATACAAGAAACGGACTGCTTACCGTTAGGGTTTCTCTCACCCTCGAGCGGAGGTACTCTCAGCATGGAAACTTCGAGCTCCAACTTGGATTCTGCAACTGCAGGTGTTCGAGCTGACCTCCATGACCTGCTCTACTGCAAGAACTCCTCCACTGTAGGGCATGAAGAGCATCAACTTGTTGACTTAGACTGTTACAAAGAAATATATGGTGAAACGGAGAGTACAAATTGGTGGCCTACTGAAGGTTTCATGGATCAAACAGCAATGGTGTCTTGGGATTCAGCCTCAGCTCTCCATTCCGAGTTCATGTGGCAAGAGAATGGGCTACGGTTTGGTCTGTAG